CACGGAGACGGCTCCGGCGCAGTCCTGGCCGAAGGCGAGCAGCAGTTCAAAGCGGGAGACGCGCCGCTTTGAACTGCAAACGCGTCTGCGCTTTTTCCAGCCAGCCTTCGGCTACCAGGTTGTCAAAGAACGGCGGCAGGCCGGACTCCGATATGAAGGGACTCTTTCTGAAGAGGGAGGCTATGTGCGATCGACGGCAGGCCGGATGACAGGTATTTATTAACCGATTGGTAAACAATAGCTTGCCAGGCCAGATGAACGGACATTGTTCGGAGCGCCGGGTTTTTCAACCGTGATCCGGTACAGCACAGGCAAGACGGGAGTCGCGTACGGCTTGGTCGAAAGCTTCCGTGAGGTTGCCGGTTAAGGGCGCCGCTCGTTCATAGACGGTAAAGTTGTAAGGGTCCTTCGCGGTGAGACCATATTTGTCGATGAGCATCTGGTGTTGCCGTTCCGTTTGGATGTGGTAGCGGACCTTCGCGATTAATTTGAGCCCGGCGTTCTCCTTCGGCACTTGATACTCGAACGTATAGCCCCGGCTGGCCAACGGCATGAGCCGATTGTCGTGGAGTTCGATGATCGCCGGTTGCCACATGATCCATCGCCCCATCGTATCCGACTGCTGTTCCAAGACCTTGCCGTTCTGATCTTCAACCGCAAACTCGACCGTGAAGTGACGATCGGGATCTCCCGTGGGGAGTTTATGCCCCGCGCCCGCATTGATCAGAGTCAGTGTGATCCGGACCTTGTCGCCTGGTTTGGGTTCGGCCGGGGCGGCCGCCACCTTCACGTCGATTGCCCGCTTGACCATCGCGGGGTCGTGTCCACCCCGCCAGAGATGCTGCCGTCCCTGGCGAACCGGCCCGCCGACGGCGACCGGCCGCTCGATCTCGGGCATGTGGCAGCTTTGGCAGATGAAACCCCGTTCCTTCCTCCAATATCCGTCCTCGAA
The nucleotide sequence above comes from Candidatus Nitrospira nitrificans. Encoded proteins:
- a CDS encoding ammonia-forming cytochrome c nitrite reductase subunit c552, translated to MRWLKRVLIGLAVLGGLTYLYYTEVKPVVIFGLRSDYAHAIPHQKVPEGLTSLKAEVCGACHTDIYNEWKTSIHAQAYNDPFFHAYWTKDKHTWVCLNCHSPLENQQPTLIKDIPRDRVERAVQETNPHYDSEYQREGVTCAACHVRDGMILGPFEDAKAPHPTKYDPMFRTTQLCYRCHSVVGGPAQFYNGGPCGTYPEFEDGYWRKERGFICQSCHMPEIERPVAVGGPVRQGRQHLWRGGHDPAMVKRAIDVKVAAAPAEPKPGDKVRITLTLINAGAGHKLPTGDPDRHFTVEFAVEDQNGKVLEQQSDTMGRWIMWQPAIIELHDNRLMPLASRGYTFEYQVPKENAGLKLIAKVRYHIQTERQHQMLIDKYGLTAKDPYNFTVYERAAPLTGNLTEAFDQAVRDSRLACAVPDHG